The following coding sequences are from one Streptomyces dengpaensis window:
- a CDS encoding transcriptional regulator translates to MSRPTGNVRLKAARVAAGFNSQQDLADALSKAAKQIGIRGLSIGVRQVRRWESDSPPWPQPDCQRVLAHLLGQSLESLGFTPPWGSDGTQPDSIRRALVAGGAAAVGLAAVPGHAVAMAQQPATVGSDFEAVTRSHRRLYWSVAPAKLHPAVLAHATLGCALLPETTGSTRRTVATALAESYLLAGRIDFFDRREPSNASDTLLLALQAAGEADDPLLGSAIIAHMAFLPGWAGDHEAALERVTAARTYARRAPASAEFIAWLDAVEAECETRCGNTRTALHLIGHAEDVLATGNEHPSPVWMDWFSPARLAAFKGNTQLIAGHLPQARATLLGVLDDMPTTEDKQRSVVLGDLAAVEAASGNPKQACEYAGRALDQLALTWYATGMDRVREVRRALAPHQHERCVRDLDDRLYGWSTTVSALSR, encoded by the coding sequence ATGTCCCGTCCCACAGGCAACGTCCGATTGAAGGCAGCTCGCGTGGCCGCGGGCTTCAATTCCCAACAGGACTTGGCCGATGCCCTGTCCAAAGCCGCCAAACAGATCGGCATTCGCGGGTTGTCGATCGGCGTACGTCAGGTCCGGCGCTGGGAGTCGGACAGTCCTCCGTGGCCGCAACCGGACTGCCAGCGCGTACTGGCCCACTTGCTGGGCCAGAGCCTGGAGTCGCTCGGCTTTACCCCTCCTTGGGGGTCCGATGGCACGCAGCCCGACAGCATCCGCCGCGCCCTCGTGGCAGGCGGTGCGGCTGCCGTCGGGCTCGCGGCCGTACCTGGTCATGCTGTCGCTATGGCGCAGCAACCAGCCACCGTGGGGTCGGACTTCGAGGCTGTGACGCGGTCGCACCGTCGGCTCTACTGGTCCGTCGCTCCCGCCAAGCTCCATCCTGCCGTACTCGCCCACGCGACACTGGGATGCGCACTGCTACCGGAGACGACGGGTTCCACTCGTCGGACAGTCGCCACCGCGCTTGCCGAGTCGTACCTCCTAGCCGGGCGAATCGACTTCTTCGACCGCCGTGAACCGAGCAACGCGAGCGACACACTTCTGTTGGCTCTCCAAGCTGCGGGCGAAGCCGACGACCCGCTGCTCGGCTCGGCGATCATCGCTCACATGGCGTTCCTCCCGGGCTGGGCGGGCGACCACGAAGCGGCGCTGGAGCGAGTGACCGCGGCACGCACGTATGCCCGCCGCGCACCCGCCTCCGCCGAGTTCATTGCCTGGCTCGACGCCGTCGAAGCGGAGTGTGAGACGCGGTGCGGCAACACTCGTACCGCGCTGCACCTGATCGGACACGCCGAGGATGTCCTCGCCACCGGTAACGAGCATCCCTCGCCTGTGTGGATGGACTGGTTCTCCCCGGCCCGATTGGCGGCGTTCAAGGGCAACACGCAGCTGATCGCCGGACACCTTCCTCAAGCACGCGCCACCTTGCTGGGCGTACTCGACGACATGCCGACGACGGAGGACAAACAGCGCAGCGTCGTGCTCGGCGACCTGGCCGCTGTCGAGGCCGCTTCCGGGAACCCGAAGCAAGCGTGTGAGTACGCGGGGAGGGCGCTCGATCAACTGGCCCTTACGTGGTACGCCACGGGCATGGACCGTGTCCGCGAGGTGCGACGTGCCCTCGCGCCGCACCAGCACGAGCGCTGCGTACGAGATCTCGACGACCGACTCTATGGGTGGTCGACGACCGTCAGCGCCCTGAGCCGTTGA
- a CDS encoding HAD family hydrolase, with the protein MIRAVVFDVGECLVDETREYGTWADWLGVPRQTFHAMFGAVIAQGRDYRETFQEFRPGFDLYEEREKRAAAGQAETFGEDDLYEDVRPALTELRADGLWLGIAGNQTVRAGRVLRSLFSDDVDLIGTSDDWGASKPDPEFFKRVADAVPFRSDEILYVGDRCDNDIRPAIEAGMHTALVRRGPWATIQWSSPEARELPTFRVGSLLELSGLIIDFNGSGR; encoded by the coding sequence ATGATTCGCGCAGTGGTCTTCGACGTCGGTGAATGTCTGGTGGACGAGACCCGTGAGTACGGGACTTGGGCCGACTGGCTGGGCGTGCCTCGGCAGACGTTTCACGCGATGTTCGGCGCTGTCATTGCCCAAGGCCGGGACTACCGCGAGACGTTTCAGGAGTTCCGGCCGGGCTTCGATCTCTATGAGGAGCGCGAGAAGCGGGCTGCTGCCGGGCAGGCTGAGACGTTTGGAGAGGACGACCTATATGAGGACGTCCGGCCGGCTCTCACCGAGCTGCGGGCCGATGGGCTGTGGCTCGGAATCGCGGGAAATCAGACAGTGCGAGCTGGACGCGTCCTCCGGTCGCTCTTCTCCGATGACGTCGATCTGATCGGCACGTCGGACGACTGGGGTGCCAGTAAGCCCGACCCGGAGTTCTTCAAGCGCGTCGCCGACGCGGTGCCCTTCAGGAGCGACGAGATCCTCTACGTCGGGGACCGCTGCGACAACGACATCCGACCTGCCATCGAGGCCGGGATGCATACCGCGCTCGTACGCCGCGGTCCGTGGGCCACGATTCAGTGGAGCTCCCCCGAGGCTCGGGAGCTGCCGACCTTTCGTGTCGGCAGCCTCCTCGAACTGTCCGGGCTCATCATTGACTTCAACGGCTCAGGGCGCTGA
- a CDS encoding class E sortase, whose product MRAPGIVHHGTRRRRAAYRRAVWSGAEALVTVGVVLLLLVVHQLWWTNRQAQHNAERKVLALEREWGSPSVAEGVNGEESAGSSDGSDGREASSPTGQRRQGETTGTTDTTGTPRARPDLSQAYAILTIPRLSLRVPVAEGISKPSVLNKGYVGHYQGTQQPGQAGNFAVAGHRNTHGEPFRYINRLRRGDTITVETKGAVYTYAVDKTLPQTSAGDGGVIRSVPRSGVRPSYGYGEPAYYITLTTCTPEYSSKYRLVVWGKLRSMRPR is encoded by the coding sequence ATGCGGGCTCCGGGGATCGTGCACCATGGCACTCGGCGGCGGCGGGCCGCGTACCGGCGTGCGGTGTGGAGCGGGGCCGAGGCGCTGGTCACCGTCGGGGTGGTGCTGCTGCTCCTCGTCGTGCACCAGTTGTGGTGGACCAACCGGCAGGCCCAGCACAACGCCGAGCGCAAGGTGCTGGCGCTGGAGCGTGAGTGGGGGAGTCCGTCGGTGGCGGAGGGGGTGAACGGCGAAGAGAGCGCTGGGAGTTCGGATGGCTCTGACGGGCGGGAGGCTTCGAGCCCCACCGGTCAGCGGCGGCAGGGCGAAACCACCGGCACTACCGACACCACCGGCACGCCGCGCGCCCGCCCCGACCTCTCCCAGGCCTACGCCATCCTCACCATCCCCCGCCTCTCCCTCCGCGTCCCCGTCGCCGAGGGCATCAGCAAGCCGAGCGTCCTCAACAAGGGGTACGTCGGTCATTACCAGGGCACCCAACAGCCGGGCCAGGCAGGGAACTTCGCGGTCGCCGGGCACCGGAACACCCACGGTGAACCCTTCCGGTACATCAACCGGCTCCGGCGCGGCGACACGATCACGGTGGAGACCAAGGGCGCGGTCTACACGTACGCCGTCGACAAGACCCTTCCGCAGACCTCGGCGGGGGACGGTGGGGTCATCCGCAGCGTGCCGCGCAGCGGGGTGCGGCCGTCGTACGGGTACGGCGAGCCCGCGTACTACATCACGCTCACCACCTGCACCCCCGAGTACTCGTCCAAGTACCGGCTCGTGGTGTGGGGGAAGCTGCGGTCCATGCGGCCCCGCTAG
- a CDS encoding DUF3427 domain-containing protein, with amino-acid sequence MGELEAAGWKAIDAEVSAESSPHVLARHVGEAVGRRLSQLPPDKRVAVANQIMQSLATSAPDPDVDDVVGTIADGPRQLLALAEQEAPGVHAIRPLTPLSETALITNAPDDPSLGAELRAELATADRIDLLCAFVKWYGIRVLEDSLRAAKKRGVPIRVITTTYIGATDRYALDRLVREFGAEVKVNYEIRSTRLHAKAWLFRRNTGFDTAYVGSSNLSKAALLDGLEWNVRLSAVATPRVLEKFEATFDSYWDDAAFEPYDPDDDGDRLADALAQAGGNGASNELKINLSGLEVHPFPHQRDMLERLRVEREIRGHHENLLVAATGTGKTVMAALDYRSLRDRRGGELPRLLFVAHRKEILKQSLRTYREVLDDASFGELLYNGEEPRDWTHVFASVQSLKLQQLEQLDPGHFNVIVIDEFHHATADTYRQVIRHFKPSELLGLTATPERMDGYNVQDEFFGGRIAAEMRLWEALENDLLCPFHYFGIPDGTDLSQLKWRAGSYDRDQLGNLYTASHARARIVIKQVKDKISNPGAMRALGFCVTKAHAHFMADRFRDAGFLAAALDSESSPAERERTLDDLEAGRIQVIFSVDLFNEGLDIPDVDTLILLRPTNSATVFLQQLGRGLRRTPNKPVLTVLDFIGTHRAEFRFEEQFRALTNLSRNRLVDSIERDFPQLPSGCQIILEGKSKDLVLDNIRTQLSATINTIAKEVRDYRTPKLAAYLHESRRDIKELYKGDNSWTKVLRKAGVIKESPMLGEAELLKRVHAFLHVDDPERAQAYLRLLADDAPDYDSLAPTEQAYARMLFFNLWDKAGGFSSYRDGLESLRAQRMVREELQQVLAYVLDRTDHFPIPLDGPLGHLPLKIHSAYNRSEALSALGVAHLGGQMPGVFSQGVSWIEEIMTDALLITLEKNERDFSPSVRYKDFAISPTRFHWESQSNTPENSPTGLRYQRHAEQGSNILLFLRRYKRNVIGKSEPWIFLGPAKYVKHTGSKPMAITWDLEQELPADVWSYSAAITAG; translated from the coding sequence ATGGGGGAGCTCGAAGCCGCAGGCTGGAAAGCCATCGACGCAGAGGTCAGCGCGGAGTCCTCACCACACGTGCTGGCACGCCACGTCGGCGAGGCCGTCGGGCGACGGTTGAGTCAACTGCCGCCCGACAAGCGCGTGGCCGTCGCTAACCAGATCATGCAGTCGCTGGCCACCAGTGCCCCCGATCCGGATGTCGACGATGTCGTCGGCACCATCGCAGACGGCCCTCGGCAGCTGCTGGCGCTCGCCGAACAGGAAGCGCCTGGCGTCCACGCGATTCGGCCCCTCACGCCCCTCTCCGAAACCGCGTTGATCACCAACGCTCCGGACGATCCCAGCCTGGGCGCGGAGTTGAGGGCGGAGCTCGCCACGGCAGACCGCATCGACCTGCTGTGCGCGTTCGTGAAGTGGTACGGCATACGGGTCCTTGAGGACTCCCTACGCGCGGCGAAGAAGCGCGGCGTTCCGATCCGCGTCATCACGACCACCTACATCGGCGCCACCGATCGATATGCCTTGGACCGCCTGGTCCGCGAGTTCGGCGCCGAGGTCAAGGTCAACTACGAGATCCGGTCGACGCGCCTGCATGCGAAGGCCTGGTTGTTCCGGCGCAACACCGGCTTCGACACGGCTTACGTGGGCAGTTCCAACCTGTCGAAGGCTGCGCTCCTCGACGGTCTGGAGTGGAACGTACGGCTGTCGGCCGTCGCCACCCCCAGGGTGCTCGAAAAGTTCGAGGCGACGTTTGACTCGTACTGGGACGACGCGGCTTTCGAGCCGTACGACCCCGACGATGACGGAGATCGCCTCGCCGACGCACTCGCCCAGGCGGGAGGCAACGGAGCGAGCAATGAGCTCAAAATCAATCTCTCCGGGCTTGAAGTGCATCCTTTCCCGCATCAGCGGGACATGCTGGAGCGCCTCCGTGTCGAGCGAGAGATACGCGGCCATCACGAGAACCTCCTCGTCGCAGCGACCGGGACCGGCAAGACCGTCATGGCGGCCCTGGATTACCGCAGCCTGCGTGATCGGCGCGGCGGCGAGCTCCCTCGCCTGCTCTTCGTGGCACACCGCAAGGAGATCCTGAAGCAGTCCTTGCGGACCTATCGCGAGGTACTCGACGACGCGTCCTTCGGCGAACTGCTCTACAACGGCGAGGAGCCTCGCGATTGGACACATGTCTTTGCCAGCGTCCAGTCCCTCAAGCTGCAACAGCTGGAACAGCTCGATCCAGGCCACTTCAACGTCATCGTCATCGACGAGTTCCACCACGCCACAGCAGATACGTATCGGCAAGTCATCAGGCACTTCAAACCCTCCGAGTTGCTCGGCCTCACCGCTACCCCGGAGAGGATGGACGGGTACAACGTCCAGGACGAGTTCTTCGGGGGCCGCATCGCTGCCGAGATGCGGCTGTGGGAAGCCCTTGAGAATGACCTGCTGTGCCCTTTCCACTACTTCGGAATCCCGGACGGCACGGATCTATCCCAGCTCAAATGGCGTGCAGGCTCCTACGACCGGGACCAACTCGGCAATCTCTACACGGCCAGCCACGCACGGGCTCGTATCGTCATCAAGCAGGTGAAGGACAAGATCTCCAACCCGGGTGCCATGCGCGCCTTGGGCTTCTGCGTGACCAAAGCTCACGCGCACTTCATGGCCGACCGCTTCCGAGACGCAGGGTTCCTGGCAGCAGCGCTCGACAGTGAATCGAGCCCTGCAGAGCGCGAACGAACGTTGGATGACCTCGAGGCCGGCAGGATCCAGGTGATCTTCTCCGTCGACCTGTTCAACGAAGGCCTGGACATCCCCGACGTAGACACGCTGATTCTCCTACGCCCCACGAACAGTGCGACGGTATTCCTCCAGCAGTTGGGGCGCGGGCTGCGTCGTACGCCTAACAAGCCGGTGCTGACCGTGCTCGACTTCATCGGTACGCACCGGGCGGAGTTTCGCTTCGAGGAGCAGTTCCGCGCGCTGACCAACCTCTCCCGCAATCGCCTGGTCGACAGCATCGAGCGTGACTTCCCGCAACTTCCCTCCGGCTGCCAGATCATTCTGGAGGGCAAGTCCAAGGACCTCGTCCTCGACAACATCCGTACGCAGCTCAGCGCCACCATCAACACGATAGCGAAAGAGGTCAGGGACTACAGGACGCCCAAGCTCGCGGCTTACCTGCACGAGAGCAGGCGGGACATCAAGGAGCTCTACAAGGGCGACAACTCGTGGACGAAGGTCTTGCGCAAAGCAGGGGTCATCAAGGAATCCCCGATGTTGGGCGAAGCGGAGCTCCTCAAGCGCGTCCACGCCTTTCTGCATGTGGACGATCCTGAGCGAGCCCAGGCTTATCTGCGGCTCCTGGCTGACGACGCCCCTGATTACGATTCCCTGGCCCCGACCGAGCAGGCATACGCCCGCATGCTCTTCTTCAACCTGTGGGACAAGGCGGGCGGCTTCTCCAGCTACCGGGATGGCCTGGAATCACTCCGCGCGCAACGCATGGTCCGAGAGGAACTGCAGCAGGTTCTGGCGTACGTCCTCGACCGGACCGACCACTTCCCCATCCCTCTGGACGGACCGCTCGGCCACCTCCCGCTGAAGATCCACAGCGCCTACAACCGCTCCGAGGCGCTCTCTGCCCTCGGAGTGGCGCACCTGGGTGGGCAGATGCCCGGGGTCTTCAGCCAAGGAGTGAGCTGGATCGAGGAGATCATGACCGACGCCCTCCTTATCACCTTGGAGAAGAACGAGAGGGATTTCTCCCCCAGCGTCCGCTACAAGGACTTTGCCATCAGCCCCACCCGCTTCCACTGGGAGTCGCAGAGCAACACTCCCGAAAACTCCCCGACCGGCCTTCGCTACCAACGGCACGCAGAGCAAGGCAGCAACATCCTGCTGTTCCTGCGCCGCTACAAGCGAAACGTCATTGGCAAGTCCGAGCCCTGGATATTCCTGGGCCCTGCGAAGTACGTGAAGCACACCGGCAGCAAGCCGATGGCGATCACCTGGGACTTGGAGCAAGAACTCCCCGCCGATGTGTGGTCGTACTCGGCAGCCATCACGGCAGGATGA
- a CDS encoding LLM class F420-dependent oxidoreductase, which translates to MSTALKEAVGRYGIWSVGLRSEEPARRTDIAEAAAELEDLGYGAVWLGGNSAAPNAVPLLEATSRLAVGTSIQSIWQYDADASAAAFAEVESAHPGRFVLGLGVSHAKRESQYRRPYSALVAYLDALDAAGVPAGRRVLGAQGPKTLELSRDRAAGAIPYLVTPEHTARAREILGEAPLLAPEFKVILETDPTRARALAREALAFYLTLPNYTNSFLRLGFTEEDLDAGGSDRLIDALYAWGGEDRIRDRINAFFEAGADHVAIQVVDGGDRDDLPREAWRRLASLLT; encoded by the coding sequence ATGAGCACCGCCCTGAAGGAAGCAGTCGGCCGGTACGGCATCTGGAGCGTCGGACTCCGCTCGGAGGAGCCGGCCCGGCGCACCGACATCGCCGAGGCCGCCGCCGAGCTCGAGGACCTCGGCTACGGCGCCGTCTGGCTGGGCGGCAACAGCGCCGCCCCGAACGCCGTGCCCCTGCTCGAAGCCACCTCACGCCTGGCCGTCGGCACCAGCATCCAGAGCATCTGGCAGTACGACGCCGACGCGAGCGCGGCGGCCTTCGCCGAGGTGGAGTCGGCCCACCCCGGCCGCTTCGTGCTCGGCCTCGGGGTGAGCCACGCCAAGCGCGAGAGCCAGTACCGCCGCCCGTACTCGGCCCTGGTCGCCTACCTGGACGCGCTGGACGCGGCCGGAGTCCCCGCCGGGCGACGGGTCCTGGGGGCGCAGGGCCCGAAGACCCTGGAGCTGTCCCGTGACCGGGCGGCGGGCGCGATCCCCTACCTCGTCACCCCCGAGCACACCGCCCGGGCCCGCGAGATCCTGGGCGAAGCCCCGTTGCTGGCACCGGAGTTCAAGGTCATCCTCGAGACCGACCCGACCCGCGCCCGCGCCCTGGCCCGCGAGGCCCTCGCCTTCTACCTCACCCTCCCCAACTACACCAACAGCTTCCTGCGCCTCGGCTTCACCGAGGAGGACCTGGACGCCGGCGGCAGCGACCGCCTGATCGATGCGCTGTACGCGTGGGGCGGCGAGGACCGGATCCGTGACCGGATCAATGCCTTCTTCGAGGCGGGCGCGGACCATGTGGCTATCCAGGTGGTGGACGGCGGAGACAGGGACGACCTGCCGCGCGAAGCGTGGCGCCGGCTCGCGTCACTGCTGACGTGA
- a CDS encoding heme-degrading domain-containing protein, with amino-acid sequence MNAPEIAELEEQERRLTLPHFTHDDAWALGTLLVELARERRAPVAIDIRRGGQQLFHAALPGSTPDNDAWIDRKRRVVERYGCSSLLVGSRFRAKGTTFEDSSRLDPDAYAAHGGAFPIAVDGAGVIGTVVVSGLPQVEDHAMVVEALERFLAD; translated from the coding sequence GTGAACGCGCCGGAGATCGCCGAACTGGAGGAGCAGGAGCGCCGTCTGACGCTCCCTCACTTCACGCACGACGACGCCTGGGCCCTCGGCACGCTCCTCGTCGAGCTCGCCCGCGAGCGCCGCGCCCCCGTCGCGATCGACATCCGCCGCGGCGGCCAGCAGCTCTTCCACGCGGCGCTGCCCGGCTCGACCCCGGACAACGACGCCTGGATCGACCGCAAGCGCCGCGTCGTGGAGCGCTACGGCTGCTCCTCGCTCCTGGTCGGCTCCCGCTTCCGCGCCAAGGGCACGACGTTCGAGGACTCCTCGCGCCTCGACCCCGACGCCTACGCGGCGCACGGCGGCGCGTTCCCGATCGCCGTCGATGGCGCGGGCGTCATCGGCACGGTGGTGGTGTCCGGCCTGCCGCAGGTGGAGGACCACGCGATGGTGGTGGAGGCGCTGGAGCGCTTCCTGGCCGATTGA
- a CDS encoding fumarylacetoacetate hydrolase family protein: protein MKLLRVGTAGAERPALLDAEGTLRDLSGIVPDIDGAVLADDAALGRIRSAAEGGELPALDAAGLRVGPPLARIGKVVCIGLNYHDHARETGAEPPAEPVIFFKAADTVVGPNDTVLVPRGSVKTDWEVELAVVIGRTARYLESHAEALAHVAGYAVAHDVSEREFQIERGGTWDKGKNCETFNPLGPWLVTADEVPDPQNLALRLWVNGELKQDGTTAEQIFPVAEVVRYVSQFMTLYPGDVINTGTPAGVALGQPEPKPYLKAGDVVELEVEGLGRQRQELKDA, encoded by the coding sequence ATGAAGCTGCTGCGAGTCGGTACGGCGGGGGCGGAGCGGCCCGCGCTGCTCGACGCCGAGGGGACGCTCCGGGATCTGTCGGGCATTGTCCCGGACATCGACGGGGCAGTGCTCGCCGACGACGCGGCGCTCGGCCGGATCCGTTCCGCCGCCGAGGGTGGCGAGCTGCCCGCGCTGGACGCGGCCGGGCTGCGCGTCGGGCCGCCGCTCGCCCGCATCGGCAAGGTCGTGTGCATCGGGCTGAACTACCACGACCACGCCCGCGAGACCGGCGCCGAGCCGCCCGCAGAGCCGGTGATCTTCTTCAAGGCGGCGGACACCGTGGTCGGGCCGAACGACACGGTGCTCGTGCCGCGCGGGTCGGTAAAGACCGACTGGGAGGTGGAGCTGGCGGTCGTCATCGGCCGTACGGCCCGCTACCTGGAGTCCCACGCGGAGGCGCTCGCGCACGTCGCCGGGTACGCGGTGGCGCACGACGTCTCCGAGCGGGAGTTCCAGATCGAGCGCGGCGGCACCTGGGACAAGGGCAAGAACTGCGAGACGTTCAACCCCTTGGGGCCGTGGCTGGTGACCGCCGACGAGGTGCCCGACCCGCAGAACCTCGCCCTCAGGCTCTGGGTCAACGGCGAGCTGAAGCAGGACGGCACGACCGCCGAGCAGATCTTCCCGGTCGCGGAAGTCGTGCGGTACGTCAGCCAGTTCATGACCCTGTACCCCGGTGACGTCATCAACACCGGTACGCCGGCGGGGGTCGCGCTCGGGCAGCCCGAGCCGAAGCCGTACTTGAAGGCCGGGGATGTTGTCGAGCTGGAAGTCGAGGGGCTGGGGCGGCAGCGGCAGGAGCTCAAGGACGCGTGA
- a CDS encoding Gfo/Idh/MocA family oxidoreductase, with protein sequence MTGTPLRVGLVGYGLAGSVFHAPLIAATEGLTLDTVVTSSPERQEQARAEFGDGLRVAATPDELLARADELDLIVIASPNKTHVPIATAALKAGLPVVVDKPLAGTAAEARELAALADERGLLLSVFQNRRWDNDFLTLRKLLDEGELGDAYRFESRFERWRPQLKGGWRESGDPAEVGGLLYDLGSHVVDQALVLFGPATSVYAESDIRRPGAQTDDDTFIAITHENGVRSHLYVSATTAQLGPRLRVLGSRAGYVKYGLDPQEADLREGKRPGTTAEWGVEPESLWGRVGSGESPLTGGGRPEPTLPGAYPAYYAAVAAALRDGGPNPVTALEAAAALDVLEAARRSVHEGMVVSL encoded by the coding sequence ATGACTGGTACTCCCCTCCGTGTGGGCCTCGTCGGCTACGGCCTCGCGGGCTCCGTCTTCCACGCCCCGCTGATCGCCGCGACCGAGGGGCTGACCCTCGACACGGTCGTCACGTCCAGCCCGGAGCGGCAGGAGCAGGCCCGCGCCGAGTTCGGCGACGGCCTCCGGGTCGCCGCGACGCCCGACGAGCTGCTGGCGCGCGCCGACGAGCTGGACCTGATCGTCATCGCCTCCCCGAACAAGACCCACGTCCCGATCGCGACGGCCGCCCTCAAGGCGGGCCTCCCGGTCGTGGTCGACAAGCCCCTCGCCGGTACGGCGGCGGAGGCCCGCGAGCTGGCCGCCCTGGCCGACGAACGCGGCCTTCTCCTCTCCGTCTTCCAGAACCGCCGCTGGGACAACGATTTCCTGACCCTCCGCAAGCTCCTCGACGAGGGCGAGCTCGGCGACGCCTACCGCTTCGAGTCCCGCTTCGAGCGCTGGCGCCCGCAGCTCAAGGGCGGCTGGCGCGAGTCCGGCGACCCGGCAGAGGTCGGAGGTCTGCTGTACGACCTCGGCAGCCATGTCGTCGACCAGGCGCTCGTCCTCTTCGGCCCCGCGACCTCGGTGTACGCCGAGTCGGACATCCGCCGCCCGGGCGCGCAGACCGACGACGACACCTTCATCGCGATCACGCACGAGAACGGGGTCCGCTCCCACCTCTACGTCTCCGCGACGACCGCCCAACTCGGTCCGCGCTTGCGGGTCCTGGGCTCGCGGGCCGGTTACGTGAAGTACGGCCTCGACCCGCAGGAGGCCGACCTGCGCGAGGGCAAGCGCCCCGGCACGACGGCCGAGTGGGGCGTCGAGCCCGAGTCCCTGTGGGGCCGCGTCGGCTCTGGCGAGTCCCCGCTCACGGGCGGCGGTCGCCCCGAGCCCACGCTCCCGGGCGCGTACCCCGCGTACTACGCGGCCGTCGCCGCCGCCCTCCGCGACGGCGGCCCGAACCCGGTCACCGCGCTCGAGGCCGCGGCCGCCCTCGACGTCCTGGAGGCGGCCCGCCGCTCCGTCCACGAGGGAATGGTGGTGTCCCTGTGA
- a CDS encoding RNA-guided endonuclease InsQ/TnpB family protein, with protein MQLRYAFRLYPEPGQRLALARAFGCARVVYNDAVRAREDARGAGEPFPTAGVLSQKLITQAKQTPERSWLGEVSAVVLQQSLRDAETAYKNFFASLKGERKGAKTGAPRFKSRKDSRQSIRFTANARWSITGSGRLNLPKIGAVKVKWSRTLPARPSSVTVVKDAAGRYFASFVVDTDPGADAARMPGTDQTVGIDLGLTHFAVLSDGTKIDSPRFLRRAEKKLKKAQRELSRKQKGSKNREKARLKVARAHAKVADARREFHHQLSTQLIRDNQAIGVEDLAVQGLARTRLARSVHDAGWSAFVNMLEYKAARYGRTLVKIGRFEPTSQTCSACGIKDGPKPLNVREWTCTACGTVHDRDHNAAKNVKTAAGRAVTACGAPVRPGLVPAQREETGSHGFPPEPCAA; from the coding sequence ATGCAGCTTCGGTACGCCTTCAGGCTGTACCCGGAACCTGGCCAACGCCTCGCGCTGGCCAGGGCGTTCGGGTGCGCCCGCGTCGTGTACAACGATGCCGTGCGCGCCCGCGAGGACGCCCGCGGGGCGGGCGAACCCTTCCCCACGGCGGGTGTGCTGTCCCAGAAGCTGATCACCCAGGCCAAGCAGACACCCGAGCGGTCCTGGCTGGGCGAGGTCTCCGCGGTCGTCCTCCAGCAGTCCCTGCGCGACGCGGAGACCGCCTACAAGAACTTCTTCGCCTCCCTCAAGGGCGAGCGTAAGGGCGCGAAGACCGGTGCGCCCCGCTTCAAGTCCCGCAAGGACAGCCGTCAGTCGATCCGCTTCACGGCCAATGCCCGCTGGTCGATCACTGGTTCCGGGAGGCTGAACCTCCCGAAGATCGGCGCGGTGAAGGTGAAGTGGTCGAGGACCTTGCCCGCGCGGCCCTCCTCGGTCACCGTGGTCAAGGACGCGGCCGGACGGTACTTCGCCTCGTTCGTCGTTGACACCGACCCGGGCGCGGACGCCGCCCGGATGCCCGGCACCGACCAGACGGTCGGCATCGACCTGGGCCTGACCCACTTCGCCGTCCTCTCCGACGGGACGAAGATCGACTCTCCTCGGTTTCTGCGCCGGGCGGAGAAGAAACTGAAGAAGGCCCAGCGGGAGCTGTCCCGCAAGCAGAAGGGATCGAAGAACCGGGAGAAGGCCCGTCTGAAGGTCGCCCGCGCCCACGCGAAGGTGGCCGATGCCCGCCGCGAGTTTCACCACCAGCTCTCCACTCAGCTGATCCGCGACAACCAAGCGATCGGCGTGGAGGACCTGGCGGTCCAAGGACTCGCGCGCACCAGGCTGGCCAGGAGTGTCCATGACGCCGGATGGTCGGCGTTCGTGAACATGCTGGAGTACAAGGCGGCCCGGTACGGGCGGACCCTGGTCAAGATCGGCCGGTTCGAGCCGACCTCCCAGACCTGCTCGGCCTGCGGTATCAAAGACGGCCCCAAGCCCCTGAACGTCCGGGAATGGACCTGCACCGCCTGCGGCACCGTCCACGACCGGGACCACAATGCCGCGAAGAACGTCAAAACGGCCGCCGGACGGGCGGTGACAGCCTGCGGAGCGCCGGTAAGACCAGGACTCGTCCCGGCACAGCGCGAAGAAACAGGAAGCCACGGATTCCCGCCCGAACCCTGTGCCGCGTAG